The sequence AATCAGTTTCCTTGTCAGGCGCCTCTTCAGCGAATCGCCTTTGGGAAGCGCGAGCAAGAGTTTCACCGGGCCGAGATTTTCATAACGCCGCCGCAAAGGTCCGCCGGCCAGCGAAAGCACGCGCAGGTCCACGTCCCCGGCCAGGTCTTCGAAAATCTCAGCGGCCGAACGCGGTGCCCCGCTCAGGGAAAAATCATGCGCCAAAAGTAAAACACGGACTCTTTTCATACGCTCTGCGGATGCGCGCCTGCCTTGCCGGCCGCCTGGCTTAGGGCCTTCTCGACGCCGTCAACAGCCTTTTCCATGGCCCAGTTCGCAACCGCATACGCGCGGGCATTGGCTTCCATGGTACGGCGCTCAGCCGTATCGCGCTTCATCCTCAAAATAGCTTCCGCAATCTCATCCGGATCGCGGTCCACCAGCAATCCTACATTTCCATCCGCGACTGTTTCACGGACTCCGCCTTCGCGGATGCCGATGACGGCGGTGCCGCAGGCCATGGATTCCAGCGGCACGAGGCCGAACGGTTCCATGTAAGGCAGGTAGACTGTGGCCTGGGCCCTGCGATAATGATCGATCAGACTGTCGTCGCTCCGGAGATCCGCGAATTCGAGCCTGACGTTTTCTTTCTCCGCCAGACCGGACAAAAAATCGGTTTCGGGCTTGCAGTACCGGCTGTAAAAACCGCCGAGCACAAGCGCCGGCCTCTGGGCCTGCGGGATCCGGGCGAGGCCGCGAATAATCCATTCGTAGCCTTTTTTGAATTCGATTCTTCCGGGACAAAAAACGAAATCTTCCTTCGGGACCGGCGATGGCGTGAATTTTTCCTCGTCGACGCCGAGATAAACCACTTCGGCAAACAAGCCGTAGGTCCGGTAAAGCGACTCGCGGGAAAAGTACGAATTCGCGAGCACGAGTCCCGCGGCGGCCGCGCTTGCGCGGTCTCCGCGTTCCAGCATGCGCCCGCCGAGAGCGCGGCAGGCCGCGGCCAGCCTGGCAGCGACCCCGCTTTCCTTCTTGGCCGGCGCTCTTGTGAGATCTTTCTCGTACACGGAACGCAGGCCTTCATGGCAGCAATAAACCGACGGCGTCTTCAAAAAGCGAAGCAGCGCCGGAGCCTGAGTTGTTTTGCAGGGATGGACGTAGACCACGTCGTAGCCTCGCCCATCGATGTCCGCCGCGATTTTTTTGGCGATCCGCTCGAGCCCCCGGACGTAACGCAGGAAGCAAATAAAATTCACAATCACTTCGGCGCTGTAAACCGGCCACGAAACCGACTTCAGAGCCTCCGCGTCATACGGATAATCCGCGTCGCAAAGGACACCCAGGTCCATGGGGTCCGCGCCCGGCTCCCTCAGCGAATAAAGATCAATGCGATGGCCCCGCGCTTTCAAAATCCGGAGCGTGTCGCCGAGATAGCGCTTGGCGCCGCCTGCGATGAGATTATGGAAAACCGCGATCTTGAGCGGCCTCACCTCGCGTCCGGCATTATTTCTGTGCATTCTCATTCCCTGTACGACTGGATTGCCCCACGGGCGGAAAATCCTGCGATTAAGGCTCCGGCAGAACGGCAGGCATGACGGGCGTTTTTTTCTGCGGCGCGGCTGACTTTTCGAAAAACCGCGGCAGAAGCATGCCGAGCATGTCTTTCACGAGCGCCCTGTCCATGAGCCACAGACTGGCGAAATAAACGGGCCCGCCGACGACGGCAAAATAAAGCAGCGGCATCACGTGGTGGAAGTCGAAGAAAATCAGCTGCGGATAACGGAAAAGAGCCCATTTGACCGCGTACACCGAAGCCACCATGATCAGCGTGGCCGGAAAGGCCGGATACATCCTGCGGATAAATTCTTTGAAGGTGAACTTGACCAGCCGGCGCACGAGAAAATACTGGACCGGCACCATGATGCACGCGTTGCAGAACGGGACAGCCGCGACGCCGTAAATGCCCCAGAAATGGGACAGGATGATCAAAAACGTAATGCGAATGAAAAAACGCAGAAG comes from Verrucomicrobiia bacterium and encodes:
- a CDS encoding glycosyltransferase family 4 protein, with product MHRNNAGREVRPLKIAVFHNLIAGGAKRYLGDTLRILKARGHRIDLYSLREPGADPMDLGVLCDADYPYDAEALKSVSWPVYSAEVIVNFICFLRYVRGLERIAKKIAADIDGRGYDVVYVHPCKTTQAPALLRFLKTPSVYCCHEGLRSVYEKDLTRAPAKKESGVAARLAAACRALGGRMLERGDRASAAAAGLVLANSYFSRESLYRTYGLFAEVVYLGVDEEKFTPSPVPKEDFVFCPGRIEFKKGYEWIIRGLARIPQAQRPALVLGGFYSRYCKPETDFLSGLAEKENVRLEFADLRSDDSLIDHYRRAQATVYLPYMEPFGLVPLESMACGTAVIGIREGGVRETVADGNVGLLVDRDPDEIAEAILRMKRDTAERRTMEANARAYAVANWAMEKAVDGVEKALSQAAGKAGAHPQSV